The stretch of DNA TTGATGCATTGAGATTCGTGTTGCTTGCGAACATTTGGAGCACTTACGACCGCGGTCGAATGATCTGGCACGAATGTGATGTAATTTGTGTGCACAACATCAAATCATTTCATCAtcagctatatactcctctcCATGCCATCACCACTCCTATCTGCTCATCTCACCTCGACGCAAGATCTCATTCAAGCGTAGGATCCCCATTGTACCTCGGGTTCTTCGGCTGTTGTACATACGTGCCATCGAAATCCTGACCAAAATCATTCTGTACTTCAGACATCGGTCGCATCTCTGTCTTTCTCTTCCGTCGCACGAGGAAGTAAGCTGCTGCACCAATCAGGGCGAGTCCTCCTACGCCGCCGACAACGCCTCCAGCTATGGCGCCCGTGTTGACAGGGGTCGGATCTGGCACTGGTGTGTGGGTACCTGATGGAGTAGGAACACCACCGGAGGGAGTTGCGGAGGGTCTGAGGCTGGCGGCCACTCTGGCGACTTGACCCGGGCCCGCTTCGATTGCGATGATATTAGAAGTTTCGGCCACTTCGGTAGCGGCTTGCGCGATCGAGATCTGATTGTTGTCCATGTCGAATACCATGAACATGCTTTCCAGAACTGGCCCTCCAAGACTGTACCAagtcttctcgtcttcgtcttccctAAAGTCCGGAGTGATCATGAATGTACACTGGTCAGATCCATTGGCGTACTGCAGCGGCCTGCCAGCCGCCAAATCAACCGGCTGCTTGATAAGGTCCTTGACACCCACCTCAATCTTAATCTTGCCACCAAAAGTGAATGTGATCTTATCTTCGGTGTCAGCGTAATCGCAGATGCAAGACCCGTTTGGAGTGAGAAATGGAAAGTAGGGCAAAATATACGCCGCGTAATGTCCATAGGGCAGTAGCATGGTCTGCGAAGCAGTTGACGGGatcacagccacagcaggaTCGTCGAGGTTCCAAGCCGCCATGCCTTCTGCATCTGATGACCACAGCGTTGTCGTGTTATTGCCAGCCGTGAATTCGGCTCCAGTAATGGTTGTGATGAATCGACGGGGTGCAGTGGTATTCTTGCCATCAATACCAATATATGGTCTGGTATTATTCATCAGATCAATAGTTGCAAGCTCTCCAACGTATCGCGTTGTGTCAAGGCCACCAAATACAAGGGAGCCTGATGTATCTGGCAGAAGTGCTGTTAGCAATGCATTCATCAGAGATGGGGGTGGTCGCTTGCAGCTTACCTGGGCGACCGAGCGCGATGGAGAACAGTCTACTTTCAGACAGGTTCGCGCGTACCATGACCTCAGGCACATTTTGATATGGCCGTGACAAACCAGTGCGGTTTACGGACGATAGTGTTGAGTATCCAAGCCCCATCATGGCTAGGGGATACTCTTCGTTGACATTGATTTCTTCCCCGACGCCGAACTGTACATCTTCAAGTTGTAATTGCCCAATCCCAAGTACATCGCTCCCAATAGGGCCAATAATCTCATTGCCATCTGCATAGCTGACTTCAA from Cercospora beticola chromosome 1, complete sequence encodes:
- a CDS encoding uncharacterized protein (MEROPS:MER0003669), which encodes MTLFITSCLWLALGFQLADCVLELPVFSEPKGHHSGARVRARQSQGPLEGDIYYNNYWYPYGGYYIDITIGTPPQRQTVWVSTGSVDLYVDSITAATCNSSSATPGPCRGGTFNSSASGTYEEVAESPAFEVSYADGNEIIGPIGSDVLGIGQLQLEDVQFGVGEEINVNEEYPLAMMGLGYSTLSSVNRTGLSRPYQNVPEVMVRANLSESRLFSIALGRPDTSGSLVFGGLDTTRYVGELATIDLMNNTRPYIGIDGKNTTAPRRFITTITGAEFTAGNNTTTLWSSDAEGMAAWNLDDPAVAVIPSTASQTMLLPYGHYAAYILPYFPFLTPNGSCICDYADTEDKITFTFGGKIKIEVGVKDLIKQPVDLAAGRPLQYANGSDQCTFMITPDFREDEDEKTWYSLGGPVLESMFMVFDMDNNQISIAQAATEVAETSNIIAIEAGPGQVARVAASLRPSATPSGGVPTPSGTHTPVPDPTPVNTGAIAGGVVGGVGGLALIGAAAYFLVRRKRKTEMRPMSEVQNDFGQDFDGTYVQQPKNPRYNGDPTLE